The following are from one region of the Hemibagrus wyckioides isolate EC202008001 linkage group LG24, SWU_Hwy_1.0, whole genome shotgun sequence genome:
- the sync gene encoding syncoilin: MEEDIDLEEPCGSLSKPKEKHDPLFIEEDEDDYFEDCLEEIQAAFALPGVSMAYSQKCQETLQAEFNVLMRQMLAQLDEFETTHETKSTLPSLCTDRENISVANCFKNSAECEDCISDTAESMAVVEHEGGTVETVPELSATMELKELGTTFESCIEEVRRLEGRKEELVQELLELEKPMEEETRALRSELEEAQKLLCKAKLQRHNLMNEMRFFKRRLFAAAKECAQSQMTLVIQQKEVEQLKEEQEEMKAFVEKLIEGIDQLHSEHQSQVQALQNQIDNMTQESSKDKTHSYLSQGRRASLDLQQYLQGGIKALEEWYEPRLVALLKRRQSSTDALIKYREQCQDLKTQLGPLKEEEQRLGLERARLEERIYLMEKQRKENVEQYRATIDRLEESSRELKTELQIQIHKIKEMEELKNSLAKQLYFYRENLEGQPPQDILLMEEKT, translated from the exons ATGGAGGAAGACATTGACTTGGAGGAGCCTTGTGGGTCTCTGTCTAAGCCCAAGGAAAAACATGATCCATTATTTAttgaggaagatgaagatgacTACTTTGAAGATTGCTTGGAGGAGATCCAGGCTGCATTTGCTCTTCCTGGTGTTTCCATGGCCTATTCACAAAAATGTCAGGAAACCTTGCAAGCTGAATTTAATGTACTTATGAGACAGATGCTGGCACAGCTAGATGAATTTGAAACCACCCACGAGACCAAATCTACTCTACCATCTTTATGCACAGATAGAGAGAACATTTCAGTAGCTAACTGTTTCAAGAATAGTGCAGAGTGTGAAGACTGTATTTCAGACACAGCAGAATCCATGGCTGTAGTTGAACATGAAGGCGGCACAGTAGAAACAGTACCAGAGCTGTCTGCAACCATGGAGCTAAAGGAGCTGGGGACAACATTTGAGAGCTGCATTGAGGAGGTGAGGCGACTAGAGGGCAGGAAAGAGGAGCTGGTGCAGGAGCTTCTGGAGCTAGAGAAACCCATGGAGGAGGAGACTCGTGCTTTGAGAAGTGAACTGGAGGAGGCCCAGAAGCTCCTGTGTAAAGCTAAGCTGCAGAGACACAATCTGATGAATGAGATGCGATTCTTCAAGAGACGCTTGTTTGCTGCTGCCAAGGAATGTGCACAAAGCCAGATGACCTTGGTCATACAGCAGAAAGAAGTGGAGCAGCTAAAGGAAGAACAG GAGGAGATGAAGGCCTTTGTTGAGAAGTTGATTGAAGGCATTGATCAGCTTCATTCTGAACACCAAAGCCAAGTGCAGGCTTTACAAAATCAGATAGATAACATGACCCAGGAATCCAGCAAGGACAAGACACACTCGTACCTGTCCCAAGGCCGACGTGCTTCCCTCGACCTACAGCAGTACCTGCAGGGTGGAATCAAAGCGCTGGAGGAGTGGTATGAGCCCAGACTGGTAGCTTTACTAAAGAGACGACAAAGCAGCACTGATGCTTTAATAAAGTACAGGGAGCAGTGCCAAGATCTGAAAACCCAGTTGGGGCCCCTGAAAGAGGAAGAACAAAGGCTGGGACTAGAGAGGGCCCGTCTGGAAGAGCGCATCTATCTGATGGAGAAGCAGAGAAAGGAAAATGTGGAGCAATACCGT GCAACAATAGACCGCCTTGAGGAGAGCAGCCGAGAACTAAAAACTGAACTTCAGATACAGATACATAAGATAAAAGAGATGGAAGAACTCAAGAATAGTCTGGCCAAGCAGCTATACTTCTATAG AGAGAACCTAGAGGGACAACCTCCACAGGACATCCTACTGATGGAAGAGAAAACCTGA